In one window of Arachis ipaensis cultivar K30076 chromosome B06, Araip1.1, whole genome shotgun sequence DNA:
- the LOC107605709 gene encoding B3 domain-containing protein Os01g0723500 (The sequence of the model RefSeq protein was modified relative to this genomic sequence to represent the inferred CDS: added 11 bases not found in genome assembly) — MACESCGCEGNLNVRKPQFYEFYSSTPEKLKIPAAFIHHLQGRADGLVSVTGPSGKSWPVQLIKMENDMFFHQGWPSFVGDHRLECGDLLVFRYEGYLNFTVQVFDKNKCEKLGFNSECSQNSGNFDNIRGHKRDRNEKSSLDVIVEGATKKMRGNNADNQELKLSIVGKDILQYELVKPISMFKEKEETSRACSTNDIPLPFHVGNSNEDEDADQYILNGISLSNLAAHDEKKVARSFTSSFPYFVRIMKSFNVSGSYTLNIPYQFSMAHLPNCKIKIILHNLKGEHWTVNSVPSTRVHTSHTLCGGWMAFVRGNNIKVGDVCIFELVHECELLVRIAGGGKDLQDPVAKPDLSNPSAGHAITCHKASRYMSVNPKDNPKSIINVDQSVKKRSKVGQEAAFSIELRKSGKRSNSSKKTGLGNRTKAANKKLETAAQKRHRVEDELSSQANAGLRMLFALDEQRVAQAFTSPFPNFVKIMKKFNVSGSYTLKIPYQFSAAHLPAYKTEIILRNLRGESWTVNSVPDAKGRTVHTFCGGWMAFVRDNDINFGDTCIFELVAQGEMRVYISGVGKEGLEHQNGQVKLNRLLANVPSTC, encoded by the exons ATGGCCTGCGAGAGCTGTGGCTGTGAAGGGAACTTGAATGTGAGAAAGCCTCAGTTCTATGAGTTTTATTCTTCCACTCCTGAGAAGCTG TGCATTCATTCATCACTTGCAGGGTAGGGCTGATGGCTTAGTTTCAGTAACAGGCCCTAGTGGAAAATCTTGGCCAGTTCAATTAATTAAGATGGAAAATGATATGTTCTTCCATCAGGGATGGCCATCGTTTGTGGGAGATCATCGTCTGGAATGCGGTGATCTGTTGGTTTTCAGATATGAAGGTTACCTAAATTTTACCGTGCAAGTATTTGACAAGAATAAATGTGAAAAACTGGGATTTAATTCTGAATGCAGTCAAAATTCAGGCAACTTTGATAATATAAGAGGTCACAAAAGAGATAGGAATGAGAAATCCTCTCTGGATGTCATTGTTGAAGGGGCTACAAAGAAAATGAGAGGCAACAATGCCGACAACCAGGAACTTAAGCTGAGTATAGTTGGGAAAGACATATTGCAATATGAGTTAGTAAAACCTATTAGTAtgttcaaagaaaaagaagaaacttcCAGAGCATGTTCAACTAATGACATCCCGTTGCCTTTTCATGTGGGAAATAGCAATGAAGATGAAG ATGCTGATCAATATATTCTGAATGGTATTTCACTATCAAACTTAGCAGCACATGATGAGAAAAAAGTAGCTCGATCATTTACTTCATCTTTTCCATATTTTGTAAGGATCATGAAGAGCTTCAACGTTAGCGGTTCATATACTCTG AATATCCCGTATCAATTTTCAATGGCACATCTCCCAAACTGCAAGATAAAGATTATCCTCCATAATTTGAAAGGAGAACATTGGACTGTTAATTCTGTGCCATCAACAAGAGTGCATACAAGTCACACTCTCTGTGGAGGATGGATGGCCTTTGTGCGTGGCAATAACATAAAGGTTGGAGATGTCTGCATTTTTGAACTCGTGCATGAGTGTGAATTACTTGTTCGTATTGCTGGAGGTGGAAAAGATCTACAAGACCCGGTTGCGAAACCAGATTTAAGTAACCCTAGTGCAGGACATGCTATCACTTGCCATAAGGCTTCAAGATATATGTCAGTGAATCCTAAAGACAACCcaaaaagcataataaatgtTGATCAATCAGTTAAAAAGCGGTCAAAGGTTGGTCAAGAAGCTGCTTTTTCCATTGAATTAAGGAAATCTGGTAAAAGATCAAATTCTTCTAAGAAAACGGGGCTTGGCAATCGGACGAAAGCTGCCAATAAAAAGTTGG AGACAGCTGCTCAGAAGAGGCATCGTGTTGAAGATGAATTAAGCTCACAAGCTAATGCTGGTTTGAGAATGTTGTTTGCACTCGATGAACAAAGAGTGGCTCAAGCCTTTACTTCCCCTTTTCCTAATTTTGTGAAAATCATGAAAAAGTTCAATGTCAGTGGATCATACACTTTG AAAATCCCATACCAGTTCTCCGCTGCACATCTCCCAGCCTACAAAACAGAAATTATTCTTCGAAATTTAAGAGGTGAAAGTTGGACTGTGAACTCTGTACCAGACGCAAAAGGCAGAACGGTGCATACCTTTTGTGGTGGATGGATGGCCTTTGTTCGCGATAATGACATCAATTTTGGGGACACATGCATATTCGAACTCGTTGCTCAGGGTGAGATGCGGGTTTATATATCTGGGGTGGGAAAGGAGGGGCTTGAACATCAAAATGGTCAAGTGAAACTTAATAGATTATTGGCCAACGTTCCATCTACCTGCTAA